TTTCACGAATACCATGTGGACGAAAACGGCCTGCTGCAGCATGTCAACCTGGTGGTGGCCACCGGCCACAACAACCTGGCCATGAACCGGACGATTCGGCAGATTGCCCTGGCTTACAGCAACGGAACGGAAATCACCGAGGGGTTCCTCAACCGCATCGAGCACGGCATCCGGATCTACGACCCATGCCTGAGCTGTTCCACGCATATCGTGGGGAAGGCTCCAATAGAGATCGAAGTCCTCGGGCCGCCCGGCCGGAAGCCTTAATCCTTCAGTTCGCCATGTACCAGTGTGGCGAAGGCGCCGAATCAGAAATTGTACGCGATGAAAAGCCTCAAGTCACTTTCATGCCAGTCGCTGCCGATACCTACATCCCGGACACCATAGGCGCCCTTGATCGCAACGCTCCAGTGTGTCCACAGCTTTTGGCCGACAACGAGATCGATTTCCTGGTCCAAAGATCCATGATCGATGAATTCGGCGGTTTTCGTGAGTACGTAGAGCATATAGAAACTGGTGTTTCGCCATTTGTATGTGCTTTTGAGATAGAATGAATCGCTGCCGCCCCCGAAGACACGCGGGTACCACATCATCAGTGGATCGACCGTGAAGTTTGTACGGAAGGGAACGTGGTAATTGTTTTTCGCTTCGTCGCCGGCTACCCCAAAAAAACCGGGCTCGAGCGAGAAATCTCCGATCTTGAACTGGATCGACAGGTCGTAAACATCCGATTCCACTTCTCCGCCGCCGTCGCTGCTGAAACAACCGACATCGCGTTGGTTGCTGTAGCCGGCCTTCAGAATCGTCTGGAAGGAATCACCGGAGCCGATGGTGTAGGCTGCTTTGAAGCCTGCCGTGTTATAAAGGTCCTGCCCGAAAAAATCATAAACGGTCAGCGAGGTATGGGGAAGGCCGTTGTAGGCAATCGAAGCGAACTGCATCCCGCTGGTCGAGTAGGGTACATTCTCGGTATCTGCGACATCGATAAATTCATAGGTGATAACGTTGGAATCCGTCCGGGTACGGGAGGACCAGCTGCTGTAACGTTCAATGTGCCCGAGGCTGAGGTCCACGCCGGGAATGTCCTGGCTGGAGAGCGTCACTGCTTCATAGGCCTGCTCTTTTTGACGGATGGCGTAGGAGGGTGCGAAGTCCAGGTTGAGTGGGATGCGTCCGACCCGAAGCAGCGTCTTTGCCAGACCGAGATGGGTAAAGTTATAGTCGATATGGGCATCGTTTAGAAGCGTAAAGCCGCTATTGGAAAGGAACCATGCCGGGCCTTCCTCAATATCGATGGTGCCGCCTTCCCCCAGGTCCCACGCATGGATGAACTGCGCACCCAGGGAAACACCCTGATAAGTTGGAGTCTTGTAATTCAGGCTGAAGGCCAGGGACGAAGAGTAGGCGTCCTCGTCGATATCGGGTGATCTCAGGTTTCCTCCACGCCCCATGGTCAGCAGCTGCAGTTTTCCCGAAACGGTACCATAGCCGAGCTCGTTGAGGCGGTCTATCGGGGTCTTTTTGATTGCTTCCTCAGCAGCGTTTGCAGGGCACCAGGCCCAGGAGGAGCACGAAAGGACCAGCAGGCAGATTGAAAACGCATGCCGTACATGGTGGTGAATCATCCTCCAAAGCGATGAGATGCGATCGGCACGGATGCAGTTCCGAATCTTTTTCACCATAGCATCAACCCGTTTCAATGTTAGCGCTGGAGTATCACTTAGTGTAGCCCCACACAAACAAGTGTACAAAATCGGTGGAGGCTATCCAGCGTCATTCCGACGAAAGTCGGAATCCAGGTCAATTAAGCTTTTCTGGACCCCGGCTTTCGCCGGGGTGACGGCAAGTGGATTTTGTTCACTTTTCAATGTGGACCTATACTTAGAAAATAGACGTCCGGAGGCTGTTTTCATCGTGCGGGGTGCCGCCCCCGGAATGACAATTTATATGAAAAAAGCTCATGCATCATAGCTCATGGTTCATGATAGCATCGCTTTTCAAGAGCGTTACTGTGAGCTTTCCTTTGATGATTTCTCCGATCATGTTCCCAGGGATGGAATACAGGTCCTCGTATGTGGCTCTTTTCTTGGCGGTTTCAGTCATAAGGCGTCTCTTTTTGGAGCAGGTTTACAAAATCCATACCTGTGTGCCGATGCTGGCGCTCCTGCGTTCATTCTTCAAAAAACATCATAGCATAGATCATGTCAATATTGCATTTTTCCAGGACAGCAATTCTCATTTTGAAAAACCCACACCCCTCTCTCCCCCTCAAGGAGGGAGGGATAAAGTCCCCCTTCTTCCGCACAATATATATGCGAATAGAGAAAAGCTCATCAGCCAAGGGTAGTTGCAAGATTGGGGTTGCAGTATATATGTCTTTTATGGCATAAAAACATGTGTTGGCTCTGCTGTCTCGTTTGTGGGTGAATCTGACGGAAGAAAGGAAAGGGGTGCGAAATGGGAATGACAAGGCATGAGAGGTTTCCTGGGAAGGCAGTGGTCCTTGCCATGTTTCTCTTTGCAATGCTGGCGTTTGCTTTTCCTGCAGGAGCGGAACCTCAAGGGAGACTCATTGTCTTCATTGCAGGCAGTCTGAGTGTACCGTTTGAAAAGATGGAAAAGCTCTTCGAGGAAAAGTATCCCAAGGTGGATGTGCTGCTGGAAGCCGGCGGCAGTACAAAGATGGCTCGCATGATTTCCGAATTGAACAAACCGGCGGATATTATGGCTTCAGCGGATTTTGCCGTCATCGACAAAATACTGATTCCCCAGCATGCTGATTGGAATGTCAGGTTTGCCACGAATCAGCTGGTGCTCTGCTACACGGATAAAAGCAAGTACGCCGATCAAGTGAATGCGGACAACTGGTACGAAATTCTGGGTAGAGAGGGAGTGGTCTGGGGGCATTCCGATCCCAATTTGGATCCCTGTGGCTACAGGGCTCTTATGGTCCTCCAACTGGCAGAGAAGCATTACAAGCAGCAGGGCCTCGACGACCGGTTACTCGCAAATCGTCCGAAGGAAAACATCCGCCCGAAATCGGTGGAGCTGGTTTCGCTCCTGAAGACCGGAAATATGGATTACGCTTGGGAATACCTCTCCGTGGCGGTACAGCACGATCTCAAATACATCAAGCTTCCCGATGAAATCAACCTCGGCAACTACAAATATGATGATTTCTACAAGCAGGCAAAAGTGGAGGTGAGCGGCGACGAACCCGGCAAGACCGTGACGCGGACGGGAGATTCGTGCACCTACGGCGTGACGATCATCAAGAATGCCCCTAACCGGGAGGCCGCCCTGGCCTTCGTGGAATTCATGCTTGACCCTGAGGGGGGAGCGCAGATCCTCGAAAAGCTGGGACAGCCCCCATTTGTCCCGGCCAGAGTGCCCACGAAGAAGATGAAAGATAAGCTGCCTGCATCCTTGCAGAAACTGGTAGAGATCAAGAATTAGGGGGAACGTTGAAAAACGAAACTGGATTGCGGGCTGAGGATCGTCCCAGACGAGTCGATCCCTTCTTCTGGGCCGCTTTCATTTGCAGTACCACTGTTGTGGTGTTCATTGTGCTGCCCCTGACTGAGATGATCTTGCAGCCTTCGTTTCGCGATCTCTGGAAGGCGCTCGAAGATCCGGATGTTATTCGTTCTATCGGGCTCAGCATCTACACCTCGAGCCTTGCGTCCATCGTCTCTTTTATCATCGGGACCCCGTTTGCCTACCTTCTTGCCCGCAGGCGGTTTCATGGAAAAGGATTCATCGAAAGCCTCATCGATCTTCCCATCATGATCCCTCACCCGATCATAGGAATAGCCATATTGAGCCTCGCGGGCAGGAATCACTGGCTCGGCAGGCTCATGCAGGAAGCCGGCATTCACCTCATGGGCACCGTTACCGGCATCGTAACGGTCCTCACCTTCGTCGGATTGCCCTTTTATGTGAACGCGGTAAAGGCGGGATTCGAAGCTGTTCCGGCACGCCTGGAAAATGTCTCGAGGAGCCTCGGAGCCTCCCTTGCGCAAACTTTTTTTCGGGTGACTTTTCCTCTCGCCCGGCGGAGCATGTTGGTCGGTTTGATCCTGTGCTGTGCGCGGGCCATCAGCGAGTTCGGTGCGGTCATCATCGTGGCTTATCACCCGATGATTGCGCCCGTGATGATTTACGAGCGCTTCACTGCCTACGGGATCAGGTATTCCCAGCCTGTAGCGGTGTGGCTTATCTTCGTCTGCCTTCTGCTGTTCCTGGCTCTGAGGCTGGTGTCGTCGGTGAGGGAGAAGTCTACATGATCGAGATCGATGGGCTGAGTATGGAGCTTTCCAGCTTTGCGCTGTACAATATTAATCTCTCCGTCCGCAATGGGGAGTTTTTCACCCTTCTTGGTCCCACCGGAGCTGGAAAGACCCTTATCCTCGAAGCCATTGCCGGAGTATCACCCATCAATGGCGGCTGTATTTGCCTTGACGGCCGGGATGTCACCCGCCTCCCGCCTGAAAAGCGTGGTGTCGGAATCGTATATCAGGACTATGCCCTCTTTCCCCATCTGTCGGTGAAGGAAAATGTTGTCTATGGGCTCCGTTACAGGAAGATCGATCCCGAGGAATCTTCAGACTGGGTCGATTGGCTCGTGGAGCGTCTGGGGATAAGATCCCTCTTGAATCGTTTTCCGCCCACTCTGAGTGGTGGCGAAAAACAGCGCGTGGCCCTTGCCCGTGCCCTTGCCGTCCGTCCGTCTCTCCTCCTTCTCGACGAGCCCCTCTCGGCCCTCGATCCCAATTTTCGGGAGGAGATCCGTGAACTGCTCAAAAAACTGCACAGGGAGCTCAAAATTACCTTCCTGATGGTCACCCATGATTTTTCTGAAGCACTTTTTCTCAGTGAACGGTCGGCCATTATCAACAATGGGAGAATCGAGCAGGTCGGCCCCATTTCCGATGTCTTCAACAAGCCATCCTCACCTTTCGTAGCAGAGTTCGTAGGGATGAAGAACGTCTTTCGGGCAGGCTTCAACGGCGCCAGAGCATTGCTGGATGATTTGGAACTCCACCTGTCGAGGCCACCCGACGGACATAAAGACTACATTGCCATCCGGCCCGAAGATGTTTTGATCGGTGTGGAAAGCTCTTCTCCAGGCAATGCCAACGTTTTTCATGGCGAGTTGTGCGAAAGGATCGATCGGGGGCTTTATCTTGAAGTCTCCATCCGAAGGGGAAACCTCCTTTTCAAGGCAGTGCTCACCAAAAGAGATTTGTTCGAGAGGAACCTACAGGAAAGGACAGAGGTGAGGGTTAGCATCGACCCTTCTGCAATACATGTTTTTTGATGAGGATGGA
This region of Desulforhabdus amnigena genomic DNA includes:
- a CDS encoding OprD family outer membrane porin, whose product is MVKKIRNCIRADRISSLWRMIHHHVRHAFSICLLVLSCSSWAWCPANAAEEAIKKTPIDRLNELGYGTVSGKLQLLTMGRGGNLRSPDIDEDAYSSSLAFSLNYKTPTYQGVSLGAQFIHAWDLGEGGTIDIEEGPAWFLSNSGFTLLNDAHIDYNFTHLGLAKTLLRVGRIPLNLDFAPSYAIRQKEQAYEAVTLSSQDIPGVDLSLGHIERYSSWSSRTRTDSNVITYEFIDVADTENVPYSTSGMQFASIAYNGLPHTSLTVYDFFGQDLYNTAGFKAAYTIGSGDSFQTILKAGYSNQRDVGCFSSDGGGEVESDVYDLSIQFKIGDFSLEPGFFGVAGDEAKNNYHVPFRTNFTVDPLMMWYPRVFGGGSDSFYLKSTYKWRNTSFYMLYVLTKTAEFIDHGSLDQEIDLVVGQKLWTHWSVAIKGAYGVRDVGIGSDWHESDLRLFIAYNF
- the wtpA gene encoding tungstate ABC transporter substrate-binding protein WtpA, with the protein product MGMTRHERFPGKAVVLAMFLFAMLAFAFPAGAEPQGRLIVFIAGSLSVPFEKMEKLFEEKYPKVDVLLEAGGSTKMARMISELNKPADIMASADFAVIDKILIPQHADWNVRFATNQLVLCYTDKSKYADQVNADNWYEILGREGVVWGHSDPNLDPCGYRALMVLQLAEKHYKQQGLDDRLLANRPKENIRPKSVELVSLLKTGNMDYAWEYLSVAVQHDLKYIKLPDEINLGNYKYDDFYKQAKVEVSGDEPGKTVTRTGDSCTYGVTIIKNAPNREAALAFVEFMLDPEGGAQILEKLGQPPFVPARVPTKKMKDKLPASLQKLVEIKN
- a CDS encoding ABC transporter permease, with the translated sequence MKNETGLRAEDRPRRVDPFFWAAFICSTTVVVFIVLPLTEMILQPSFRDLWKALEDPDVIRSIGLSIYTSSLASIVSFIIGTPFAYLLARRRFHGKGFIESLIDLPIMIPHPIIGIAILSLAGRNHWLGRLMQEAGIHLMGTVTGIVTVLTFVGLPFYVNAVKAGFEAVPARLENVSRSLGASLAQTFFRVTFPLARRSMLVGLILCCARAISEFGAVIIVAYHPMIAPVMIYERFTAYGIRYSQPVAVWLIFVCLLLFLALRLVSSVREKST
- a CDS encoding ABC transporter ATP-binding protein; translated protein: MIEIDGLSMELSSFALYNINLSVRNGEFFTLLGPTGAGKTLILEAIAGVSPINGGCICLDGRDVTRLPPEKRGVGIVYQDYALFPHLSVKENVVYGLRYRKIDPEESSDWVDWLVERLGIRSLLNRFPPTLSGGEKQRVALARALAVRPSLLLLDEPLSALDPNFREEIRELLKKLHRELKITFLMVTHDFSEALFLSERSAIINNGRIEQVGPISDVFNKPSSPFVAEFVGMKNVFRAGFNGARALLDDLELHLSRPPDGHKDYIAIRPEDVLIGVESSSPGNANVFHGELCERIDRGLYLEVSIRRGNLLFKAVLTKRDLFERNLQERTEVRVSIDPSAIHVF